A genome region from Streptomyces sp. NBC_01296 includes the following:
- a CDS encoding DUF1906 domain-containing protein gives MSKHRRSRRARILTWTAAGVALALAGAVSANAVTFNFNTSTVGRGRPAPSLYEGRVFDTCTAPSLAAMKAWKSGQFYGGAAVYIGGKNRGCAQPQLTPAWVKSVDAAGWKLVPLYVGAQPPCQTSSNPERFTADDAASVGAANGADAVAKASALGMRTGSALYLDMEPFNLSDASCLNAVLTYVRSWDQAVRVKGYWAGMYGFTSSSAAAVATAEDRRNLPNILWYALWDKDKTTTRDWPWNPNLYTDHRRAHQYWVNSTETWGGVTLTVDRNDWDAPVAVIAK, from the coding sequence ATGTCCAAGCACCGTAGGTCCAGACGCGCCCGCATCCTGACCTGGACTGCCGCGGGAGTGGCCCTTGCCTTGGCGGGGGCGGTCAGCGCCAACGCAGTCACCTTCAATTTCAATACCTCCACCGTCGGCCGGGGTCGGCCGGCGCCCTCTCTGTACGAGGGGCGAGTGTTCGACACCTGCACCGCGCCGTCCCTGGCCGCGATGAAGGCGTGGAAGTCTGGGCAGTTCTACGGTGGTGCGGCCGTATATATAGGAGGGAAGAACCGCGGTTGCGCCCAGCCGCAGCTGACCCCGGCCTGGGTGAAGTCGGTTGACGCGGCTGGCTGGAAGCTCGTGCCGCTCTACGTGGGCGCCCAGCCGCCGTGCCAGACCAGCAGCAACCCGGAGCGTTTCACCGCGGACGACGCCGCCTCAGTTGGTGCCGCCAACGGCGCCGACGCCGTGGCCAAGGCCTCGGCCCTGGGTATGAGGACGGGCAGCGCCCTCTATCTGGACATGGAACCGTTCAACCTCTCCGACGCCTCCTGCCTCAACGCCGTACTCACCTATGTCCGCTCCTGGGACCAGGCCGTACGTGTCAAGGGCTACTGGGCAGGCATGTACGGCTTCACGAGCAGCAGCGCCGCGGCAGTGGCAACCGCCGAGGACCGCAGAAACCTCCCGAACATCCTCTGGTACGCGCTGTGGGACAAAGACAAGACCACCACCCGCGACTGGCCCTGGAACCCGAACCTGTACACCGACCACCGCCGCGCCCATCAGTACTGGGTCAACAGCACAGAGACCTGGGGCGGCGTTACCCTCACTGTCGACCGCAACGACTGGGACGCCCCGGTCGCCGTGATCGCCAAATAG
- a CDS encoding IS5 family transposase encodes MKREPYLSDLSDEQWALIEPMITAWKLDRVARSATGDPGSCDLREVVNAIFYQNRTGCQWRLLPHDFPAWSAVFYYFGLWRQDGLDQRIQELLRCQVREKARRLEDPSLVIIDTQSVRAAAGVPRTTTGLDANKKVSGRKRGLAVDVLGLIIGVVVMAASAHDNAAGIALLDQAAERCGLRLEKVLVDQGFKDEVIVHGALLDIDVEVVRRNPADQGKGFVPQPKRWVVEQTNGTLMLHRRLAREYDHRPETSASRVYWASTANMARRLTTPAQAWRDAVGLAA; translated from the coding sequence GTGAAGAGAGAGCCGTACCTCAGCGACTTGTCGGATGAGCAGTGGGCATTGATCGAGCCGATGATCACGGCCTGGAAACTGGACCGGGTGGCGCGGTCGGCGACCGGGGATCCCGGGTCCTGCGACCTGAGGGAGGTCGTGAACGCGATCTTCTATCAGAACCGGACGGGCTGTCAGTGGCGACTGCTGCCGCATGACTTCCCTGCCTGGTCGGCGGTGTTCTACTACTTCGGCCTGTGGCGCCAAGACGGGCTTGACCAGCGGATCCAGGAACTCCTGCGCTGCCAGGTTCGGGAGAAGGCCCGCCGATTAGAGGACCCGTCCCTCGTGATCATCGACACCCAGTCCGTCCGCGCCGCGGCGGGTGTCCCCAGGACCACGACGGGGCTGGACGCGAACAAGAAGGTCTCGGGGCGCAAGCGGGGACTGGCTGTCGACGTTCTGGGACTGATCATCGGCGTCGTCGTCATGGCTGCCTCCGCGCACGACAACGCCGCCGGCATCGCCCTGCTCGACCAGGCCGCCGAGCGGTGCGGGCTGCGCCTGGAGAAGGTCCTGGTGGACCAGGGCTTCAAGGACGAAGTCATTGTCCACGGCGCCCTGCTGGACATCGACGTCGAGGTTGTCCGCCGCAACCCTGCCGACCAGGGCAAAGGGTTTGTCCCGCAGCCCAAGCGGTGGGTGGTCGAGCAGACGAACGGCACCTTGATGCTGCACCGGCGGCTGGCCCGCGAGTACGACCACCGGCCCGAGACCTCCGCCTCACGCGTCTACTGGGCCTCCACCGCGAACATGGCCCGCCGGCTCACCACTCCCGCCCAGGCCTGGCGGGACGCCGTCGGGCTGGCCGCGTGA
- a CDS encoding aKG-HExxH-type peptide beta-hydroxylase, translating into MPPVWDPGPDPLGSATTRVAAWPSPAEATLPLALPHRRVTPDRLRGREALVAELTAAVRRRAEGDTDPALPGVWVLSGMGGCGKTTVALEAAHRLADASTQVWWVPEASEAGDGSLYSALRSVAFAAGAQPADFIGAHPAQVLWERLDALSTPWLLVLDNIDDPAVLSVRPTPTARGTGWLRKPAQPWGSVLITSRESRGTRWGSGWVGMVGVDVLSPGDGAQVLCDLAPEAGTTAEAREREAQELAVHLGGLPLALDLAGSYLARALDSTLPSPLVPDTFVGYRRSLDARLGDMAADPDIDLEPHERTRRALVSTWELSLDLLHRQGIALARPLLRLLCAFGPAPLPYLELLDSEILAQSPLFDDPDHPRLLAALDGLAGLRLITVEVVRGAVGTPGEAVRRRLTIHPMVRAAGRAHPDFAELTPHLLGLITALLLRVTGPLQPASPPDWPMWRALAPHCGAGLPLLSDCVDRLGEAMDPRLAAAATEPSTGAAQYLNTVGLYGEAIAELDVVCALRARLLGDGSPATIAARLHLAWALRDNGDLTAADRLYQELARVGADSLPPDHPYLQSVRTGRARVLREQGRYEQAEAEMNAALAMRRRNPQGSPLGILRVRHDLAGLANMRGRHEEAVVELRDVVRGVRALGVAAELNVPAMEISLARALRDAGHPAEAAQTAERAVREYLRVLAPDHPDVLLARHERARILRDHETEPALLERARDEFADIWRTTERRLGPEHPDVLAARHELATVCDLLGRPDLAAEHFREVLAGAVRRLGKNHPHVAVYERNLAAVLLADQGPGAPSEPGPPEASPSPAPQSSRGGITMDQESDAVKSPQATPANPPASLRLADVLSTERDGAAAAPGTDRALSRFVHPRHSRGHSNPMGGGVSQGSPAPQRSQEPYGSPHRTYRPAAEVSRERVPSEDFPSKADLRMLATGQEDLVLMGQLKAQVWATRLRALEDLLRLAYLPRQVRDLLSEAGRADPEAVTAVLLHPSVGRWLSQALRALYAASGSSCGAVPGGSSGPGSADLPHLHAVAAAAGVRAGLAFSLQLPVRDRFVSLPTLGSVDLRTAGSTTARIVASAHKVEVKCGPTTVRLPQPGASAPRGWIPADRVSAPAGSAAFDLVLDDTDPYRGIEGPTVPSPLSVQESAHWRRTTAEAAALLAETVPRQAEAMASALTALTPLPSARGAVMTSVSGTDAFGGAVLTSPPDAVELAATLVHEFRHMKLNAVLDSVDLYVEDQAEGADGPLYYAPWRDDPRPLPGFLHGVFAFFGVVEFWRRLARRAEGDLLRRCQFQLTYWRRQTLDAYAVLCSAPHLTASGREFTRMMRETADTWTDHAVVPDGLAAMADDAVLAHRVRWRMHHLRPEAGVVTEFADAWLAGAPRPPHRTRGRHTVATVTVRPDPDVPSLNEYTALLYRAAAGPSPRGSGDGVPPRPLPADPWTRLLLTVRGADIMPGAAAADRSAALRSLTHCPEVVRAVHARANTLSGSAPDSVALAAWIGARVEETGDTSGLPFMGLR; encoded by the coding sequence GTGCCGCCGGTGTGGGACCCGGGTCCCGACCCGCTCGGGTCCGCCACGACCCGCGTTGCCGCCTGGCCGTCGCCGGCGGAGGCGACCCTGCCCCTCGCGCTTCCGCACCGCAGGGTCACCCCGGACCGGCTGCGGGGGCGCGAGGCGCTCGTGGCCGAGCTGACCGCCGCGGTGAGGCGGCGTGCCGAGGGCGACACCGATCCGGCGCTGCCGGGGGTATGGGTGCTGTCCGGCATGGGCGGGTGCGGCAAGACCACGGTCGCCCTGGAAGCGGCCCACCGGCTCGCGGATGCGTCGACGCAGGTGTGGTGGGTGCCGGAGGCCTCGGAAGCCGGGGACGGGTCGCTGTACTCGGCCCTGCGGTCGGTGGCGTTTGCCGCCGGGGCCCAACCCGCCGACTTCATCGGCGCCCACCCCGCGCAGGTGCTGTGGGAGCGCCTGGACGCCCTCTCCACGCCGTGGCTCCTCGTCCTGGACAACATCGACGACCCCGCCGTCCTGTCCGTCCGGCCCACGCCCACGGCCCGTGGCACCGGATGGCTGCGCAAGCCCGCGCAGCCCTGGGGCTCCGTGCTGATCACCAGCCGTGAGTCCCGTGGTACGCGGTGGGGCAGCGGCTGGGTGGGCATGGTCGGCGTCGACGTGCTGTCGCCCGGGGACGGAGCCCAGGTGCTGTGCGATCTGGCGCCTGAAGCCGGAACCACGGCGGAGGCGAGGGAACGGGAGGCGCAGGAGCTGGCCGTTCACCTCGGAGGGCTCCCGCTCGCGCTCGACCTCGCCGGTTCCTATCTGGCCCGCGCACTGGACAGCACGCTGCCGTCGCCGTTGGTGCCGGACACGTTCGTCGGCTATCGCCGCAGTCTCGACGCGCGCCTGGGCGACATGGCCGCCGACCCGGACATCGACCTCGAACCGCATGAGCGCACCCGGCGGGCGCTCGTGAGCACCTGGGAACTCTCCCTCGACCTCCTGCACCGTCAGGGGATAGCGCTGGCACGTCCGCTGCTGCGGCTGCTGTGTGCCTTCGGACCAGCGCCCCTGCCCTATCTGGAACTCCTGGATTCCGAGATCCTCGCCCAGAGCCCTCTCTTCGACGACCCGGATCATCCCCGGCTGCTCGCCGCCCTCGACGGGCTGGCCGGACTGAGGCTGATCACCGTCGAGGTGGTCCGGGGCGCCGTCGGCACTCCGGGCGAAGCCGTCCGCCGACGACTCACCATCCACCCCATGGTCCGAGCCGCCGGCCGGGCCCATCCCGACTTCGCCGAGCTGACCCCGCACCTGCTCGGCCTGATCACCGCCCTCCTGCTGCGGGTCACCGGTCCGCTGCAGCCGGCCAGCCCCCCGGACTGGCCCATGTGGCGGGCGCTCGCACCGCATTGCGGCGCCGGCCTACCTCTGTTGTCGGACTGCGTGGACCGGCTGGGCGAGGCGATGGACCCCCGCCTCGCCGCGGCGGCGACGGAGCCGTCGACCGGCGCCGCGCAATACCTCAACACCGTGGGACTGTACGGCGAGGCGATCGCCGAGCTCGACGTCGTCTGCGCGCTCAGGGCACGCCTCCTCGGCGATGGGTCCCCCGCCACCATCGCCGCCCGCCTCCACCTTGCCTGGGCACTGCGCGACAACGGAGATCTCACCGCGGCGGACCGGCTGTACCAGGAGCTCGCACGAGTCGGCGCGGACTCGCTCCCGCCCGACCATCCGTACCTGCAGTCGGTACGCACCGGGCGGGCCCGCGTGCTCCGCGAACAGGGCAGGTACGAACAGGCGGAGGCGGAGATGAACGCGGCACTTGCCATGCGCCGCCGGAACCCGCAGGGCAGCCCGCTGGGCATCCTGCGCGTCCGGCACGACTTGGCGGGACTGGCGAACATGCGTGGCCGGCACGAGGAGGCGGTCGTCGAACTGCGGGACGTGGTCCGGGGGGTCAGGGCGCTGGGCGTGGCGGCCGAGCTCAACGTGCCGGCCATGGAGATCAGCCTCGCCCGCGCCCTGCGTGACGCAGGTCATCCCGCTGAGGCGGCGCAGACCGCCGAGCGGGCGGTACGGGAGTACTTGCGCGTGCTGGCTCCCGACCATCCTGATGTGCTCCTGGCTCGCCATGAGCGTGCCCGCATTCTGCGGGACCACGAGACGGAACCCGCACTCCTGGAGCGGGCGAGGGACGAGTTCGCCGACATCTGGCGGACCACCGAGCGCCGGCTGGGCCCCGAGCACCCTGACGTCCTCGCCGCCCGGCACGAACTGGCGACCGTCTGCGACCTTCTCGGCCGACCGGACCTTGCCGCCGAGCACTTCCGCGAAGTCCTGGCGGGTGCCGTGCGACGGCTCGGCAAGAACCATCCCCACGTTGCCGTCTACGAACGAAACCTTGCCGCCGTACTCCTTGCCGACCAGGGGCCCGGCGCACCCTCGGAGCCCGGCCCGCCGGAGGCCTCGCCGTCCCCGGCACCCCAGTCGTCCCGCGGAGGTATCACCATGGACCAGGAATCCGACGCCGTGAAGTCGCCACAGGCCACTCCCGCGAACCCGCCCGCGTCGCTCCGGTTGGCGGACGTCCTCTCCACGGAGCGCGACGGCGCCGCAGCAGCGCCGGGCACGGACCGGGCCCTGTCCCGGTTCGTCCACCCCCGGCACAGCCGTGGCCACTCGAACCCGATGGGGGGAGGAGTCTCGCAGGGGAGCCCGGCACCACAACGGTCCCAGGAGCCGTACGGGTCCCCGCACCGCACCTATCGCCCGGCTGCAGAGGTCAGCAGGGAGCGCGTCCCCTCGGAGGACTTCCCCAGCAAGGCCGACTTGCGCATGCTGGCGACCGGCCAGGAGGACCTCGTCCTGATGGGGCAGCTCAAGGCACAGGTGTGGGCCACGCGGCTGAGGGCTCTGGAGGACCTCCTGCGCCTCGCGTACCTGCCCCGGCAGGTACGCGATCTGTTGTCGGAGGCCGGGCGCGCCGACCCCGAGGCAGTCACCGCCGTTCTGCTCCATCCGTCCGTCGGCCGCTGGCTGAGCCAGGCCCTGCGAGCGCTCTACGCCGCGTCCGGAAGCTCCTGCGGCGCCGTGCCGGGCGGTTCGTCCGGGCCGGGGTCCGCAGATCTCCCGCACCTGCATGCCGTAGCGGCCGCGGCCGGCGTCAGGGCCGGTCTCGCGTTCAGCCTTCAGCTCCCGGTCCGCGACAGGTTCGTCTCGCTGCCCACGCTGGGCAGCGTCGACCTGCGTACGGCCGGAAGCACCACGGCGCGCATCGTGGCGTCAGCGCACAAGGTGGAGGTGAAGTGTGGGCCCACCACGGTCCGGTTGCCCCAGCCTGGCGCGAGCGCTCCCCGGGGATGGATCCCCGCGGACCGCGTGAGTGCACCGGCCGGGTCCGCCGCCTTCGACCTGGTCTTGGACGACACGGACCCCTACCGAGGGATCGAAGGCCCGACCGTGCCCTCCCCTTTGAGCGTGCAGGAGTCAGCCCACTGGCGGCGTACGACCGCCGAAGCGGCGGCGCTGCTGGCCGAGACCGTGCCGCGGCAGGCCGAAGCCATGGCATCGGCCCTGACGGCCCTGACCCCCCTCCCCTCGGCGCGGGGCGCGGTGATGACGTCCGTCTCGGGCACCGACGCGTTCGGCGGAGCCGTCCTTACCAGTCCGCCGGACGCAGTGGAACTGGCCGCGACCCTGGTCCACGAGTTCCGGCACATGAAGCTGAACGCCGTTCTGGACTCCGTCGACCTGTACGTCGAGGACCAGGCAGAAGGGGCGGACGGTCCGCTGTACTATGCGCCGTGGCGGGACGACCCACGCCCCCTGCCCGGTTTCCTCCACGGCGTGTTTGCCTTCTTCGGCGTGGTCGAGTTCTGGCGGCGGCTCGCACGCCGCGCGGAGGGGGACTTGCTCCGCCGGTGCCAGTTCCAGCTGACCTACTGGCGGCGCCAGACCCTCGACGCCTACGCGGTTCTGTGTTCCGCCCCTCATCTCACGGCGTCCGGGAGGGAGTTCACCCGCATGATGCGCGAGACGGCGGACACCTGGACCGACCACGCCGTCGTACCCGACGGGCTGGCTGCGATGGCCGATGATGCCGTGCTGGCCCATCGCGTGCGCTGGCGCATGCACCACCTGCGCCCGGAGGCCGGGGTCGTCACCGAGTTCGCCGATGCCTGGCTGGCCGGTGCGCCGCGCCCGCCGCACCGTACGCGCGGGCGTCACACCGTGGCCACAGTCACGGTGCGGCCGGACCCTGACGTCCCCTCGCTCAACGAGTACACGGCGCTGCTGTACCGGGCGGCGGCCGGTCCGTCGCCCCGGGGCTCGGGCGACGGCGTGCCGCCCCGGCCGCTGCCGGCAGACCCCTGGACCCGGCTCCTGCTCACCGTGCGCGGCGCCGACATCATGCCAGGCGCTGCGGCGGCGGACAGGTCGGCGGCCCTGCGGTCGCTCACCCACTGCCCGGAGGTGGTCCGGGCTGTCCACGCCCGCGCGAATACGCTCTCGGGCTCTGCACCGGATTCGGTCGCACTGGCCGCGTGGATCGGTGCCCGGGTCGAGGAGACGGGCGACACGTCAGGCCTGCCGTTCATGGGCCTGCGCTGA
- a CDS encoding SMI1/KNR4 family protein, whose translation MVDQQWNGVRQRVVALGAQPPSGDVFGSHGHRWVLEDPLTDDGLADLEAQVGVRLPNDYRSFLTRVGAGGAGPAYGLFPVRRVQGRWRWEGDGAELADLAMLARPFPEHGPDPEALDALLAVRPEEEDFEEIEDFDDAIEAWDERWELLMFTPERTAGAIVISHLGCAQREWLIISGTHRGTIWSDCRADDADLVPLLDHAEKPITFARWYIDWLEKAELTAHQPATNV comes from the coding sequence ATGGTTGATCAGCAGTGGAATGGTGTCCGTCAGCGTGTGGTCGCGTTGGGTGCACAGCCGCCGAGCGGCGACGTGTTCGGCTCGCACGGGCACCGGTGGGTCCTGGAAGACCCACTGACCGATGACGGGCTCGCCGACCTCGAAGCGCAGGTAGGCGTGCGGTTGCCAAATGACTACCGGAGCTTCCTCACCCGCGTGGGCGCCGGCGGCGCTGGTCCGGCATACGGCCTTTTCCCCGTTCGACGCGTGCAGGGCCGCTGGCGCTGGGAAGGGGACGGCGCCGAGCTGGCCGACTTGGCCATGCTCGCCCGGCCATTTCCTGAACACGGCCCGGACCCCGAAGCCCTCGACGCACTTCTCGCCGTCCGTCCAGAAGAGGAGGACTTCGAGGAGATCGAGGACTTCGACGACGCCATCGAGGCGTGGGACGAACGCTGGGAACTCCTGATGTTCACTCCCGAGCGCACCGCTGGCGCCATCGTGATCTCCCACCTCGGCTGCGCCCAGCGGGAGTGGCTGATCATCAGCGGCACCCACCGCGGCACCATCTGGTCCGACTGCCGGGCAGATGACGCAGACCTGGTCCCGCTCCTCGACCACGCGGAGAAGCCGATCACTTTCGCCCGCTGGTACATCGACTGGCTGGAAAAAGCGGAGCTCACTGCACACCAGCCGGCTACGAACGTCTGA
- a CDS encoding DUF6223 family protein, with product MRVRGRSALPDQYRCRGGGSGWVTYRLISAMLAMAAGLIGMALGGLVAATADGGLGTGNGLGGAYVALVLGLISTSLGGRALVRSRRAADRSEYARWLFPPP from the coding sequence ATTCGCGTTCGCGGCCGGTCAGCACTTCCAGACCAGTACCGGTGCCGGGGTGGTGGGAGTGGCTGGGTGACGTACCGGTTGATCAGCGCCATGCTCGCCATGGCCGCCGGGCTGATCGGCATGGCCCTCGGTGGGCTGGTCGCGGCCACCGCCGACGGTGGCCTCGGCACCGGCAATGGGCTGGGCGGAGCCTACGTGGCCCTCGTGCTGGGGCTGATCAGCACCAGCCTCGGCGGGCGGGCTCTGGTCCGCTCCCGCCGAGCCGCTGACCGGAGCGAGTACGCGCGCTGGTTGTTTCCACCGCCCTGA
- a CDS encoding response regulator transcription factor, which produces MLTGRERESVLLVANGLSNDGIADRMAISPLTAKTHINRAMTKLHARDRAQLVVLAYESGLVTPRNS; this is translated from the coding sequence GTGCTGACCGGCCGCGAACGCGAATCCGTCCTCCTGGTCGCGAACGGCCTGTCCAACGACGGGATCGCGGACCGCATGGCGATCAGCCCGCTGACCGCGAAAACCCACATCAACCGGGCCATGACCAAACTCCACGCCCGCGACCGCGCCCAGCTCGTGGTCCTCGCCTACGAATCCGGCCTGGTCACCCCGCGCAATTCCTGA
- a CDS encoding MFS transporter — translation MWPLYAAGFTTAFGAHGIAANLGGFSEDAVTSLLVLGGLLALYDGAEVLLKPVFGSLADRVGGKPVLLGGLIAFAFASALYAIADSPGWLWAARLGQGAAASAFSPSASAMVARLNPAANRGRAFGSYGFYKSIGYTLGPLLGGVLVWAGGLRLLFTVTAVCAAAVALWAALAVPVVPPLPRKRQTVADLARRLADRSFLAPTGALAAATAALSVGVGFLPVSGAAAGLGTVATGAAVSVLAATAAVVQPKAGRALDAGRLTTRTGLLTGLLITAAGLAAAMLPGLVGVLLAAALIGAGTGLITPLGFAALAASTPEERMGQTMGTAELGRELGDAGGPLLVAGVATVTTLAYGYAALAVLIAAGPVIALARPGRGSSRPR, via the coding sequence ATGTGGCCCCTGTATGCGGCGGGGTTCACCACCGCGTTCGGTGCGCACGGTATCGCTGCCAACCTTGGCGGGTTCTCCGAGGACGCCGTCACCTCGCTCCTGGTCTTGGGCGGCCTGCTCGCGCTGTATGACGGGGCAGAGGTGCTGCTCAAGCCGGTGTTCGGCTCGCTGGCCGACCGGGTCGGCGGCAAGCCGGTCCTCCTCGGCGGCCTTATCGCGTTCGCGTTCGCCTCCGCGCTGTACGCGATCGCCGACAGCCCCGGCTGGCTGTGGGCGGCCCGCCTCGGTCAGGGCGCCGCGGCCTCCGCGTTCTCCCCGTCGGCGTCCGCCATGGTTGCCCGCCTCAACCCGGCGGCCAATCGGGGACGTGCGTTCGGCAGTTACGGCTTCTACAAGTCCATCGGCTACACCCTCGGCCCGCTGCTCGGCGGCGTCCTGGTCTGGGCCGGTGGCCTGCGGCTGCTGTTCACCGTCACGGCGGTGTGCGCGGCGGCCGTCGCCCTGTGGGCCGCGCTCGCCGTGCCCGTCGTACCGCCGCTGCCCCGTAAGCGGCAGACCGTGGCCGACCTCGCCCGCCGGCTGGCCGACCGGTCCTTCCTCGCACCGACCGGCGCCCTCGCCGCGGCCACCGCCGCGTTGTCCGTCGGCGTCGGCTTCCTGCCTGTCTCCGGCGCCGCGGCCGGACTCGGCACCGTGGCCACCGGCGCTGCCGTCTCCGTCCTCGCCGCCACCGCCGCCGTTGTCCAGCCGAAGGCGGGACGCGCCCTGGACGCGGGGCGCCTGACCACCCGTACCGGCCTGCTGACCGGACTGCTCATCACTGCGGCCGGGCTCGCTGCCGCGATGCTGCCCGGCCTGGTCGGGGTCCTGCTGGCCGCCGCCCTCATCGGCGCCGGTACCGGGCTGATCACCCCGCTCGGCTTCGCCGCCCTCGCCGCATCGACCCCTGAGGAGCGCATGGGCCAGACCATGGGCACTGCCGAACTCGGCCGCGAACTCGGCGACGCAGGCGGCCCGCTGCTGGTCGCCGGGGTCGCCACGGTCACCACGCTCGCCTACGGGTACGCGGCACTCGCGGTCCTGATCGCTGCTGGACCGGTGATCGCTCTCGCGAGGCCGGGACGCGGGAGCTCGCGGCCAAGGTGA